In Asanoa sp. WMMD1127, one genomic interval encodes:
- a CDS encoding glycosyltransferase family 4 protein, which yields MNHSPPGGVHVIVPADIDDPAFPSGGNAYDRRVLDGLATLGWTVREHPVPVGAALGPVLDTLPDGALVVVDGLLAPAVPVERVRRLRLVVLAHMLFGVPGEREVLTAADAVLTTSEWCRREVTRRYGVAATAAPPGVDLGPLAEPSETGERLLCVAALLPHKGQDVLADALALLPAGGWRCLCVGSLERAPEFAAEVRDRAPAGMRFAGPRVGADLDAAYADADLLVLPSRADSYGMVVTEALARGIPVLATTAQGLPETLGRAPDGSRPGMLVPPGDAPALATALRRWLAEPSARAALRASARRRRETLTGWPVTAALASEVLSTVATRESTSR from the coding sequence GTGAACCATTCGCCGCCGGGCGGCGTACACGTCATCGTGCCGGCCGACATCGACGACCCAGCTTTCCCGAGCGGCGGGAACGCGTACGACCGGCGGGTCCTCGACGGTCTGGCGACGCTGGGCTGGACGGTGCGCGAGCATCCGGTCCCGGTCGGCGCCGCGCTCGGTCCGGTGCTCGACACGCTGCCCGACGGCGCGCTCGTGGTGGTCGACGGTCTGCTCGCGCCGGCCGTCCCGGTCGAGCGGGTCCGCCGGCTGCGGCTCGTCGTGCTGGCGCACATGCTGTTCGGCGTCCCCGGCGAGCGCGAGGTGCTCACCGCCGCCGACGCGGTGCTGACCACCAGCGAGTGGTGTCGCCGCGAGGTGACGCGGCGTTACGGCGTGGCGGCCACGGCGGCCCCGCCCGGCGTCGACCTCGGGCCGCTGGCCGAGCCGAGCGAGACCGGCGAACGGCTGCTCTGCGTGGCGGCGCTGCTGCCGCACAAGGGCCAGGACGTGCTGGCCGACGCGCTGGCGCTGCTGCCGGCCGGCGGTTGGCGCTGCCTGTGCGTCGGCTCGCTCGAGCGGGCGCCGGAGTTCGCCGCCGAGGTGCGGGACCGGGCGCCGGCCGGGATGCGGTTCGCCGGCCCGCGGGTGGGCGCCGACCTCGACGCCGCGTACGCCGATGCCGACCTGCTCGTCCTGCCGTCCCGGGCCGACTCCTACGGGATGGTGGTGACCGAGGCCCTCGCCCGCGGCATCCCCGTGCTGGCCACCACCGCGCAGGGGCTGCCCGAGACGCTGGGCCGCGCGCCCGACGGCAGCCGTCCCGGGATGCTGGTCCCGCCCGGCGACGCGCCCGCCCTCGCCACCGCGCTGCGGCGCTGGCTGGCCGAACCGTCCGCCCGCGCCGCGCTCCGCGCGTCGGCCCGCCGGCGTCGCGAGACGTTGACGGGCTGGCCGGTTACCGCGGCACTGGCCTCCGAAGTCCTGTCCACGGTCGCTACGCGGGAGAGCACGAGCAGATGA
- a CDS encoding methionine synthase, protein MSEQDRWPWPAGSATGVGSMPGADIAEAQRIVLGELPDLPHLPELPERGPGADIIGRTSAFLVDLPVELYVGRWRIAARPGRDLRRALDLLERDLDQLTEQGDGFTGVVKVQAAGPYTLAANVDLPVGGRLLRDEGAVRDLTASLAEGLRGHVEDVRRRLPGATVLLQVDEPALPTVLAGRVPTESGFSAYRAVESSDATDALRSLVAAVGAPVVFHCCAADVPIALLVSAGAAALSIDLSLVSSLDPLGEAIDAGVGLLAGVAPTSGSRAPGSKELVDRVRAVWNQLGFGRDLLTRQVVVTPTCGLAGASATYARDVLAACRDAGRRLVEE, encoded by the coding sequence GTGAGTGAGCAGGATCGCTGGCCGTGGCCGGCCGGCAGCGCGACCGGCGTCGGCTCGATGCCCGGCGCCGACATCGCCGAGGCGCAACGGATCGTGCTGGGCGAGCTGCCCGACCTGCCGCACCTGCCGGAGCTGCCGGAGCGTGGCCCCGGCGCCGACATCATCGGGCGCACCTCGGCGTTCCTCGTCGACCTGCCGGTCGAGCTCTACGTCGGCCGCTGGCGGATCGCGGCGCGGCCCGGGCGTGACCTGCGGCGGGCGCTCGACCTGCTGGAACGCGACCTCGACCAGCTCACCGAGCAGGGCGACGGGTTCACCGGCGTGGTCAAGGTGCAGGCGGCCGGGCCGTACACCCTGGCCGCGAACGTCGACCTGCCGGTCGGTGGGCGGTTGCTGCGCGACGAGGGCGCCGTCCGGGACCTGACCGCGTCGCTGGCCGAAGGGCTGCGGGGGCACGTCGAGGACGTGCGGCGGCGGCTGCCCGGCGCGACCGTGCTGCTCCAGGTCGACGAGCCCGCGCTGCCGACGGTGCTGGCCGGGCGGGTGCCGACCGAGAGCGGGTTCAGCGCCTACCGGGCGGTCGAGTCGTCGGACGCGACGGACGCGCTGCGCTCGCTGGTCGCCGCCGTCGGGGCGCCTGTGGTGTTCCACTGTTGCGCGGCGGACGTACCGATCGCGCTGCTGGTGTCGGCCGGCGCCGCGGCGTTGTCGATCGACCTGTCGCTGGTGTCGTCGCTGGATCCGTTGGGTGAGGCGATCGACGCCGGGGTCGGGCTGCTCGCGGGGGTCGCGCCGACGTCCGGCTCGCGGGCGCCCGGTTCGAAAGAGCTGGTCGATCGGGTACGGGCGGTCTGGAACCAGCTCGGCTTCGGGCGCGACCTGCTGACCCGGCAGGTCGTGGTCACGCCGACCTGCGGGTTGGCCGGGGCCTCCGCGACCTACGCGCGGGACGTGCTCGCCGCGTGCCGGGACGCCGGGCGGCGGCTCGTCGAGGAGTAG
- a CDS encoding CDP-alcohol phosphatidyltransferase family protein, with the protein MRLVRSGPLVGMFAQFTVLAAVGAAVGIGAVGWFAGAAYAIVTAILLQHGLSSSGLKTYGPADWVTAARTTLIGVVAALVVDSLRQPPAVTAIVGLVVVALLLDGVDGQVARRTGTTSAFGARFDMEADSFLVLVLSLYVARDAGWWVLAIGGMRYAFMLGIWSTRWMRGTLPPRYWRKVVAATQGVALVTATAGILPFRVNLVLLLVAFALLVESFGRDVLWLWRDGHPVTRTRVIGRLLPRE; encoded by the coding sequence ATGCGCCTGGTTCGATCCGGCCCCCTGGTCGGCATGTTTGCCCAGTTCACAGTGCTTGCTGCGGTGGGGGCCGCGGTCGGTATCGGTGCCGTCGGCTGGTTCGCCGGCGCGGCGTACGCCATCGTCACGGCGATTCTTCTTCAACACGGACTGTCATCATCCGGACTCAAGACGTACGGCCCCGCCGACTGGGTGACGGCCGCTCGGACGACCCTGATCGGGGTCGTCGCGGCGCTCGTCGTCGACTCGCTCCGGCAGCCGCCGGCGGTCACCGCGATCGTCGGCCTGGTGGTCGTCGCGCTGCTGCTCGACGGCGTGGACGGGCAGGTCGCCCGGCGGACCGGCACGACATCGGCATTCGGCGCGCGGTTCGACATGGAGGCCGACTCGTTCCTGGTCCTGGTGCTCAGCCTCTATGTCGCCCGGGACGCCGGCTGGTGGGTGCTGGCGATCGGCGGGATGCGGTACGCGTTCATGCTCGGCATCTGGTCGACCCGCTGGATGCGGGGCACGCTGCCGCCGCGCTACTGGCGCAAGGTGGTCGCCGCGACCCAGGGCGTCGCGCTGGTCACCGCGACCGCCGGCATCCTGCCGTTCCGGGTCAACCTCGTGCTGCTGCTGGTCGCCTTCGCGCTGCTGGTCGAGTCGTTCGGCCGCGACGTGCTCTGGCTCTGGCGGGACGGTCACCCGGTCACCCGTACCCGGGTGATCGGTAGGCTCCTCCCTCGTGAGTGA
- a CDS encoding zinc-binding alcohol dehydrogenase gives MILSERAFWVVTPGAGEIRPATVPAPGPQEVRVRTIRSGVSRGTETLVFRGAVPASQHTAMRAPHQEGDFPGPVKYGYLNVGVVEDGPDDLRGRTVFCLYPHQTGYVVPASAVVPVPDDVPPSRAVLAGTVETAVNALWDAPPLVGDRVTVVGAGMVGCGVARLLARFPGVAVELVDVDSSRARTAAALGVDFAHPDDAAGSRDLVFHASASEAGLRRSLELLRPEGTVVELSWYGDREVSVPLGAGFHSGRLAIRASQVGMVAPARRSTRSYSDRLALALDLLRDPAFDALVTAEHPFERLPEILPELASGSLAGLCHVITYGE, from the coding sequence ATGATCCTGTCGGAACGCGCGTTCTGGGTGGTCACACCCGGCGCCGGTGAGATCCGTCCGGCCACCGTGCCCGCGCCCGGCCCGCAGGAGGTCCGGGTCCGCACGATCCGCTCCGGCGTCAGCCGGGGCACCGAGACGCTCGTATTCCGCGGCGCGGTGCCAGCAAGCCAGCATACGGCCATGCGGGCGCCCCACCAGGAGGGTGACTTCCCGGGCCCGGTGAAGTACGGCTACCTCAACGTCGGTGTGGTCGAGGATGGCCCCGACGACCTGCGCGGTCGCACGGTGTTCTGCCTCTACCCACACCAGACGGGGTACGTCGTCCCGGCGTCCGCTGTGGTCCCGGTGCCCGACGACGTGCCACCGTCGCGCGCGGTGCTGGCCGGCACGGTGGAGACCGCGGTCAACGCCCTCTGGGACGCCCCGCCGCTGGTCGGCGACCGGGTCACGGTGGTCGGCGCGGGAATGGTCGGCTGTGGCGTCGCCCGGCTGCTGGCCCGTTTCCCGGGCGTGGCGGTCGAACTGGTCGACGTGGACTCCTCCCGTGCGCGGACGGCCGCCGCGCTGGGCGTGGATTTCGCCCATCCGGACGACGCCGCCGGGAGCCGCGATCTCGTGTTCCACGCGAGCGCGTCGGAGGCGGGGCTGCGTCGAAGTTTGGAGTTGCTGCGTCCAGAGGGCACCGTGGTCGAGCTGAGCTGGTACGGCGACCGCGAGGTCAGCGTCCCGCTCGGTGCGGGGTTCCACTCCGGACGCCTGGCCATCCGGGCGAGCCAGGTCGGCATGGTCGCGCCGGCCCGGCGGTCGACACGGTCCTATTCGGACCGGTTGGCGCTCGCCCTCGACCTGCTCCGCGACCCGGCGTTCGACGCGCTGGTCACCGCGGAGCACCCGTTCGAGCGACTACCGGAGATCCTGCCGGAGCTGGCTTCTGGCAGCCTGGCCGGGTTGTGCCACGTCATCACCTACGGAGAGTAG
- a CDS encoding 6-carboxytetrahydropterin synthase, which yields MFSVTVRDHMMVAHSFRGEVFGPAQQLHGATFLVDATFRRPELDADGIVVDIARASEELKAIVGQFNLRNLDDDPTLAGTNTTTEVLAKVIADRLAEKAAAGDLGDGGRELAGITVTLHESHIAWASYERSL from the coding sequence ATGTTCAGCGTCACGGTGCGCGATCACATGATGGTCGCCCACAGCTTCCGCGGCGAGGTCTTCGGGCCCGCCCAGCAGCTGCACGGAGCGACCTTCCTGGTCGACGCCACCTTCCGTCGCCCGGAGCTCGACGCGGACGGCATCGTCGTCGACATCGCCCGGGCGTCCGAGGAGCTCAAGGCCATCGTCGGGCAGTTCAACCTGCGCAACCTCGACGACGACCCGACGCTGGCCGGCACCAACACGACGACCGAGGTGCTGGCGAAGGTGATCGCCGACCGGCTGGCCGAGAAGGCGGCGGCCGGCGACCTCGGTGACGGGGGCCGTGAGCTGGCCGGCATCACCGTGACACTGCACGAGTCGCACATCGCGTGGGCGAGCTACGAGCGATCGCTGTGA
- a CDS encoding VOC family protein yields MIGRLYNVVIDCPDPAALAGFYSQLLGMPVVTSREGWVVISDDQVRIAFQAASDLREPRWPDPERPQQMHLDVMVEDVDAAEAAAIALGAKRLPGDGEDFRVFEDPAGHPFCLVFEV; encoded by the coding sequence ATGATCGGCCGCCTCTACAACGTCGTGATCGACTGTCCGGATCCTGCCGCCTTGGCGGGGTTCTACAGCCAGCTGCTCGGCATGCCCGTCGTCACCTCGCGCGAGGGCTGGGTGGTGATCTCCGACGACCAGGTCCGGATCGCCTTCCAGGCGGCCTCCGACCTGCGCGAGCCCCGCTGGCCCGACCCCGAGCGGCCGCAGCAGATGCACCTCGACGTGATGGTCGAGGACGTGGACGCGGCCGAGGCGGCGGCGATCGCGCTCGGGGCGAAGCGGTTGCCGGGCGACGGCGAAGATTTCCGGGTGTTCGAGGATCCGGCGGGGCACCCGTTCTGTCTTGTGTTCGAGGTCTGA
- a CDS encoding EAL domain-containing protein, whose protein sequence is MDAAVRRNSVPTERAPSFFTFVGAVIAVAALVSAVPVGRLPGQLPDLPLAFWVMAALAVLCDYRPFAPPGRRQSSAVFPSICFTFAILLAWGLGPALLVQAAAVAVSSWRLHHAPWRAVFNVAQYALALGAAEAVLRGLGETAFAAGVSPSWIDVVAVATAAGAWFLVKYGTVTIAVRLHAGGNWWATFRQGVAFESVSIGALLLLAPLLVGGPASRSVALIPLMLVPLFAVYRMSRLSSEQEHLARLDPLTGLANRKALLAEVHEQATLHTERAAAGAADRHFALLLLDLDRFKHVNDALGHAVGDQLLIEVSGRLVEAVGPNDVVARLGGDEFAILTPRLADASGARDLADRIVATLAEPVALDGLPLDVAGSIGIALFPEHGDDFATLMRHADVAMYDAKHRRDTVVVYAPESDHNTPERLSLLGDLRLALDPDVAAPGSGEITMYYQPQIEIQTGEVVGVEALLRWRHPKRGMVDPEELIKVAEQSAVMRLLTRRVVDDVVEQLAKWQAAGVCLRAAVNVSIRDLHTLEIVDQIKERLTRFAVAPDQLQLEITEGALMADPRRVLATISELAKLGVAIALDDFGTGYSSMQHLRRLPLTEVKVDRSFVLGMATDADDHAIVRTVIDLAGALGLRVVAEGVEDERTWRLLRSVGCHVAQGWFYARPMPAEELVEWLGRYRPLNPN, encoded by the coding sequence ATGGACGCTGCCGTGCGGCGTAATTCCGTTCCCACCGAGCGGGCGCCGTCGTTCTTCACCTTCGTCGGAGCGGTCATCGCGGTGGCCGCTCTCGTGTCCGCCGTGCCCGTCGGCCGGTTGCCGGGCCAGCTTCCCGATCTGCCGCTCGCCTTCTGGGTGATGGCGGCCCTGGCCGTCCTATGTGACTACCGGCCGTTCGCGCCGCCCGGTCGCCGCCAGAGCTCCGCCGTCTTCCCCTCGATCTGCTTCACGTTCGCCATCCTGCTCGCGTGGGGTCTCGGCCCGGCGCTGCTGGTGCAGGCCGCCGCCGTCGCCGTCTCCTCGTGGCGCCTGCATCACGCGCCCTGGCGGGCGGTGTTCAACGTCGCCCAGTACGCGCTGGCGCTGGGCGCGGCCGAAGCGGTGCTGCGGGGCCTGGGCGAGACGGCGTTCGCGGCCGGTGTCAGTCCAAGCTGGATCGACGTGGTGGCGGTGGCGACGGCCGCCGGGGCCTGGTTCCTCGTCAAGTACGGCACGGTCACCATCGCCGTCCGGCTGCACGCCGGCGGCAACTGGTGGGCCACGTTCCGCCAGGGCGTGGCGTTCGAGTCGGTGTCGATCGGCGCGCTGCTGCTGCTGGCCCCGCTCCTGGTCGGCGGCCCGGCCTCGCGCAGCGTCGCGCTCATCCCGCTGATGCTCGTCCCGCTGTTCGCGGTCTACCGGATGTCGCGCCTCTCGTCCGAACAGGAGCATCTGGCCCGCCTCGACCCGCTCACCGGCCTGGCCAACCGCAAGGCGCTGCTGGCCGAGGTGCACGAGCAGGCCACCCTGCACACCGAGCGCGCCGCGGCGGGCGCGGCCGACCGGCACTTCGCGCTGCTGCTGCTCGACCTCGACCGCTTCAAGCACGTCAACGACGCCCTCGGGCACGCCGTCGGCGACCAGCTGCTGATCGAGGTGAGCGGCCGCCTGGTCGAGGCCGTGGGCCCCAACGACGTCGTGGCCCGCCTCGGCGGTGACGAGTTCGCCATCCTCACGCCCCGGTTGGCCGACGCGTCCGGCGCCCGCGACCTGGCCGACCGCATCGTGGCCACGCTGGCCGAGCCGGTCGCCCTCGACGGCCTGCCGCTCGACGTCGCCGGCTCGATCGGCATCGCGCTGTTCCCCGAACACGGCGACGACTTCGCGACGCTGATGCGGCACGCCGACGTCGCCATGTACGACGCGAAGCACCGCCGCGACACCGTCGTCGTCTACGCGCCGGAGTCCGACCACAACACGCCCGAGCGCCTGAGCCTGCTGGGCGACCTGCGCCTGGCCCTCGACCCCGACGTGGCGGCGCCGGGGTCCGGCGAGATCACGATGTACTACCAGCCGCAGATCGAGATCCAGACCGGCGAGGTGGTCGGCGTCGAGGCGCTGCTGCGCTGGCGCCACCCCAAGCGCGGCATGGTCGACCCCGAAGAACTGATCAAGGTGGCCGAGCAGAGCGCCGTGATGCGCCTGCTGACCCGCAGGGTCGTCGACGACGTCGTCGAGCAGCTGGCGAAGTGGCAGGCGGCCGGCGTCTGCCTGCGGGCCGCGGTCAACGTCAGCATCCGCGACCTGCACACGCTGGAGATCGTCGACCAGATCAAGGAGCGGCTGACCCGCTTCGCTGTCGCCCCGGACCAGCTCCAACTCGAGATCACCGAGGGCGCGCTGATGGCCGACCCGCGGCGGGTGCTGGCCACGATCTCCGAGCTGGCGAAGCTGGGAGTGGCGATCGCCCTGGACGACTTCGGCACGGGCTACTCGTCGATGCAACACCTGCGCCGGCTGCCGCTGACCGAGGTCAAGGTCGACCGCTCGTTCGTGCTCGGCATGGCCACCGACGCCGACGACCACGCCATCGTCCGCACGGTCATCGACCTGGCCGGCGCCCTGGGCTTGCGGGTGGTCGCCGAGGGCGTGGAGGACGAGCGCACCTGGCGCCTGCTCCGCTCGGTCGGTTGTCACGTGGCCCAGGGCTGGTTCTACGCCCGCCCGATGCCGGCCGAAGAGCTCGTCGAATGGCTGGGCCGCTACCGCCCCCTCAACCCGAACTAG
- a CDS encoding class I SAM-dependent methyltransferase, translating into MPRVSPNWLRLREAADAAARSAELVAELRERFAGAERLVIHDLGCGTGAAARWLAPQLPAAQHWIMWDRDPDLLTAAMVGKPDQVTGAVRQRDIGTLSAADLAGADLVTGSALIDILTVDEIAAMASACADAGVPLLMTLSVVGRVELGPADPFDDEVAAAFNAHQRRTVGGRRLLGPDAVAALEDAFAERGVPTTLRPSPWRLGADHRDLVAAWFQDWLAAAVEQVPALSTPASGYARRRLEEIAEGRLTATVHHVDLLAAP; encoded by the coding sequence ATGCCCAGGGTGAGCCCCAACTGGTTGCGTCTGCGGGAGGCCGCCGACGCGGCCGCCCGCTCGGCCGAGCTGGTCGCCGAGCTGCGGGAGCGGTTCGCGGGCGCCGAGCGGTTGGTGATCCACGACCTGGGTTGCGGCACCGGCGCGGCGGCCCGCTGGCTCGCGCCGCAGCTACCGGCGGCCCAGCACTGGATCATGTGGGACCGCGATCCGGACCTGCTGACGGCGGCCATGGTCGGCAAGCCCGACCAGGTCACCGGCGCGGTCCGGCAGCGCGACATCGGCACGCTGAGCGCCGCCGATCTCGCCGGCGCGGACCTGGTCACCGGCTCGGCCCTGATCGACATCCTGACCGTGGACGAGATCGCCGCGATGGCCTCGGCCTGCGCCGACGCCGGCGTGCCGCTGTTGATGACGCTCTCCGTGGTCGGCCGGGTCGAGCTCGGGCCGGCCGACCCGTTCGACGACGAGGTCGCGGCCGCGTTCAACGCCCACCAGCGCCGCACGGTTGGTGGCCGCCGCCTGCTCGGACCCGACGCGGTCGCCGCGCTGGAGGACGCGTTCGCCGAGCGCGGCGTGCCGACCACGCTGCGACCGAGCCCGTGGCGGCTCGGCGCCGACCACCGGGACCTCGTCGCCGCCTGGTTCCAGGACTGGCTGGCGGCCGCGGTCGAGCAGGTGCCCGCGCTGAGCACACCCGCGAGCGGGTACGCCCGGCGCCGGCTGGAGGAGATCGCCGAGGGCCGGCTCACCGCGACCGTTCACCACGTCGACCTGCTGGCGGCGCCGTGA
- a CDS encoding lysylphosphatidylglycerol synthase transmembrane domain-containing protein: MTKAQLLGWGKLAVGGAVLAVLVWRLGSGPFLDGLRGVDATAVATAFAIGVVTTVACAYRWALVARALGVTLPMREAVGAYYRAQFLNTTLPGGVVGDVHRAVRHGKDIGDVALGVRAVVVERMAGFVITIALSVVTLAVFPSPVRRHMPLAVLALAVLGGIAFLVKGRLRLRTGLTSARTGVGVVLTTAAVLAGHLITFLVAARTAGATAPLHLLAPLTLLALLAMALPCNIAGWGPREGVAAWAFGAAGLTSGQGVATAVVFGVLALVASLPGAVVLVLRWADGRRAAREPVMLDHELRDSGVHRQPEYSHG; this comes from the coding sequence GTGACCAAGGCACAGCTGCTGGGCTGGGGCAAGCTCGCGGTCGGCGGCGCGGTGCTGGCCGTGCTGGTCTGGCGGCTGGGCAGCGGCCCCTTCCTCGACGGCCTGCGCGGGGTCGACGCGACGGCGGTCGCCACGGCCTTCGCGATCGGTGTGGTCACCACGGTGGCCTGCGCCTACCGGTGGGCGTTGGTGGCCCGGGCGCTCGGCGTGACGCTGCCGATGCGCGAGGCCGTCGGCGCCTACTACCGGGCCCAGTTCCTCAACACCACGCTGCCGGGCGGGGTGGTCGGCGACGTGCACCGCGCGGTCCGGCACGGCAAGGACATCGGTGACGTGGCCCTCGGCGTACGCGCGGTCGTGGTCGAGCGGATGGCGGGCTTCGTGATTACGATCGCGCTCTCGGTGGTAACGCTGGCCGTGTTCCCTTCACCCGTCCGCCGGCACATGCCGCTCGCGGTGCTGGCGCTGGCGGTGCTCGGCGGCATCGCCTTCCTGGTCAAGGGCCGGCTGCGGCTGCGGACCGGGCTGACCTCGGCGCGCACCGGCGTCGGTGTCGTGCTGACCACCGCGGCCGTGCTGGCCGGCCATCTCATCACGTTCCTGGTGGCCGCCCGGACGGCCGGCGCGACGGCGCCGCTGCATCTGCTCGCCCCGCTGACCCTGCTGGCCCTGCTCGCGATGGCGCTGCCCTGCAACATCGCCGGCTGGGGGCCGCGCGAGGGCGTCGCCGCGTGGGCATTCGGCGCGGCCGGACTGACCTCCGGCCAGGGTGTGGCCACCGCGGTCGTGTTCGGCGTGCTGGCGCTGGTGGCGAGCCTGCCGGGGGCGGTGGTGCTGGTGCTGCGCTGGGCCGACGGTCGACGCGCTGCGCGGGAGCCGGTCATGCTGGACCATGAGCTACGGGACAGCGGCGTCCACCGGCAACCGGAGTACAGCCATGGCTGA
- the ligA gene encoding NAD-dependent DNA ligase LigA, with protein MSEEAVPDQRVTRAQEAAAGAEPPARARERHAALADEIDGHTYRYYVLDAPTISDADFDALMRELTALEDEYPALRTPESPTQRVGGFTTEFRPVEHLERLLSLDNVFSADGLAVWAERTVRDAGGPVRFLCELKVDGLAINLTYEKGKLVRGATRGDGRTGEDVTGNVRTIDGIPEKLTGKGVPELLEVRGEVYFPVSAFADLNAGLVEQGKAPFANPRNAAAGSLRQKDPRITASRPLRMVVHGIGARKGFTPTSQSHAYESLRAWGLPTSERWKVVDDLAGVDDYIAYYGEHRHDVEHEIDGVVVKVDEIALQGRLGSTSKAPRWAIAFKYPPEEVNTKLLDIQVNVGRTGRVTPFAVLEPVKVAGSTVALATLHNAREVERKGVLIGDTIVLRKAGDVIPEVLGPVIGLRPDDARPFVMPTECPSCGTTLAPAKEGDIDIRCPNARSCPAQLRERVFALAGRGALDIEVLGYKAATALLECGVITDEGDLFDIDGLALRDCPFFVNKDGTLGSNAVKLLDNLEEVKQRPLWRVLVALSIRHVGPTAAQALARQFESVERIDEASVEELSAVEGVGPTIAVSLKEWFAVDWHREVVRKWRAAGVRMAEERTDEGPRPLEGLTVVVTGTLAEFSRDQATEAVASRGGKVTGSVSKKTDFVVVGDNPGSKYDKAVSLKVPVLDEAGLRILLSDGPDAARAAALSDDS; from the coding sequence GTGTCCGAAGAAGCCGTTCCCGATCAGCGGGTGACGCGTGCGCAGGAGGCGGCGGCGGGCGCGGAGCCACCGGCGCGGGCCCGTGAGCGGCACGCGGCGCTGGCCGACGAGATCGACGGTCACACCTACCGCTACTACGTGCTCGACGCGCCGACGATCTCCGACGCCGACTTCGACGCGCTGATGCGCGAGCTCACGGCGCTCGAGGACGAATATCCCGCCCTGCGCACGCCGGAGTCGCCGACCCAGCGCGTCGGCGGGTTCACCACCGAGTTCCGGCCGGTCGAGCACCTCGAGCGCCTGCTCAGCCTCGACAACGTGTTCAGCGCCGATGGCCTGGCCGTCTGGGCCGAGCGCACGGTCCGCGACGCCGGTGGGCCGGTGCGGTTCCTGTGCGAGCTCAAGGTCGACGGCCTGGCGATCAACCTGACCTATGAGAAGGGCAAGCTGGTCCGCGGCGCGACCCGGGGCGACGGGCGCACCGGCGAAGACGTCACCGGCAACGTGCGCACGATCGACGGCATCCCGGAGAAGCTGACCGGCAAGGGCGTCCCCGAACTGCTCGAGGTGCGCGGCGAGGTCTACTTCCCGGTCTCGGCCTTCGCCGACCTCAACGCCGGGCTGGTCGAGCAGGGCAAGGCGCCGTTCGCCAACCCGCGCAACGCGGCCGCCGGCAGCCTGCGGCAGAAGGACCCGCGGATCACCGCCTCGCGGCCGCTGCGCATGGTGGTGCACGGCATCGGCGCCCGCAAGGGCTTCACGCCCACGTCGCAGTCCCACGCCTACGAGTCACTGCGCGCCTGGGGGCTGCCGACCAGCGAGCGCTGGAAGGTGGTCGACGACCTGGCCGGGGTCGACGACTACATCGCCTACTACGGCGAGCACCGCCACGACGTCGAGCACGAGATCGACGGCGTGGTGGTCAAGGTCGACGAGATCGCGCTGCAGGGCCGGCTCGGCTCGACCAGCAAGGCGCCGCGGTGGGCGATCGCCTTCAAATACCCGCCTGAAGAGGTCAACACCAAGCTGCTCGACATCCAGGTCAACGTCGGGCGCACCGGCCGGGTGACCCCGTTCGCGGTGCTGGAGCCGGTCAAGGTGGCCGGTTCGACGGTCGCGCTGGCCACCCTGCACAACGCCCGCGAGGTCGAGCGCAAGGGCGTGCTGATCGGCGACACGATCGTGCTGCGCAAGGCCGGCGACGTGATCCCCGAGGTGCTCGGCCCGGTGATCGGGCTGCGGCCCGACGACGCGCGACCGTTCGTCATGCCGACCGAGTGCCCGAGCTGCGGCACGACGCTCGCCCCGGCCAAAGAGGGCGACATCGACATCCGCTGCCCCAACGCCCGGTCGTGCCCGGCCCAGCTCCGCGAGCGCGTCTTCGCCCTCGCCGGCCGGGGCGCGCTCGACATCGAGGTGCTCGGCTACAAGGCGGCGACGGCGCTGCTCGAATGCGGCGTGATCACCGACGAGGGCGACCTGTTCGACATCGACGGGCTCGCCCTGCGTGACTGCCCGTTCTTCGTCAACAAGGACGGCACGCTCGGCAGCAACGCGGTCAAGCTGCTCGACAACCTCGAAGAGGTCAAGCAGCGTCCGTTGTGGCGGGTGCTCGTGGCGCTGTCGATCCGCCACGTCGGGCCCACGGCGGCCCAGGCGCTGGCCCGCCAGTTCGAGTCGGTCGAGCGCATCGACGAGGCGTCGGTCGAGGAACTGTCCGCCGTCGAGGGCGTCGGTCCGACGATCGCGGTGAGTCTCAAGGAGTGGTTCGCGGTCGACTGGCACCGCGAGGTGGTCCGCAAATGGCGGGCGGCCGGGGTACGGATGGCCGAGGAGCGCACCGACGAAGGCCCGCGCCCGCTGGAGGGTCTGACGGTCGTCGTGACCGGGACATTGGCCGAGTTCTCCCGCGACCAGGCCACCGAAGCCGTCGCGAGCCGGGGCGGCAAGGTCACCGGTTCAGTATCCAAGAAGACGGACTTTGTCGTCGTAGGCGACAATCCCGGCTCCAAGTACGACAAGGCGGTGTCCCTCAAGGTGCCGGTCCTCGACGAGGCTGGCCTGCGGATTCTGCTCTCCGACGGCCCCGACGCAGCGCGCGCGGCTGCACTGAGTGACGACTCCTGA